TTCGTAATTCCTGGGGACGTAAAACGTTCGCCAGCTTTTTTCATGTATTTAAATTCAGGGATTCTAATGTTTCCAAACAAGAAAATGTGCACTCGAACGCGTGGCTTTCAAACTCCTCACCACCATCGGCGAATCCCCTTCAAACCTTACATGAGGATGTTGAAACAGCGCAAAGGCGtacaaaggaagaaaataaaggaTGTAACCTCAAGCTGGTTCGTGTCCCGTTGCGCTGTTCTACCGCTACGTTcgaccaacttgcccagcagtgcATGTTGTCTACGTTCGGATATTGAACTTGCCCATCAGTTCAAGTTCAGTACGCGCGGAGAAGCAATAGTTGCATCCCCTCGTTGAGGCCTGATTGGACTGTCGTTTGCCACAGTGAGTCCAAAGATCTCATGTTCAACATTCTccagcaaaaattttgaaaattgtaaaattgcAACACGATGTTAagataatattgaaggtaacgatccattctttcttttgtagtgtttccatAAGTCGCATCGAACAGTCAAGACCGCCAAAGACAATCAATGGgcaacacttttgacgatagcaaaaacgctaaCAGAAAAAAAGATACGGGACTGCCGTCggctgatctgcggatatatttaatGCTATAGTGAAACCTTGCTTTATCTGAAATTATTGCTTTCATAAAGGAATCCccgctcaaaactgcttttgttccGAAATACTCGGTGTGGTCATGCAGAAACAGGCAGCAAAAGCCTTCTGAAGCCAATCTGCAAAGGACACTTGCCGTCGAGTAGTCCGATATGGACATGCTGGTGCATTCTTTGTACAGGGCATCGAATGGGTGGGCGTGCCTTTGCTGCGTGCGGTAGAGAAGGACGCCCATTTGGAACGAGAAGGCCACGGTCAGTGAGGGAATCCCGAAGTTGGACAAGGCCATCGGGACAGCCTTTTCCTGCAAATGCGCAcacaaaaaattggcggcggCTTAGggctgattaaacctggagttacgcgatagctacagctggccgagtggaacttggtcacgtgaccaaccacgtgacgaaccacgtgatcagccacggcgccgcgccgcaggcagctgctccgcaccaagtgacaaaccacgtgacagcgttgcgGCGTAGCCACaaggtggcggcgcagccacgctgaaggctcgaaatgctaccgtgatgtagctatcgctacaaaacctttCCCCAAACCCTGAGTTGGAGTTTCTTGTTGCCAAACGAAAGGAACTTTCCTGCTGGAATAAGAGAACCCGGGAGGGAGAATTTCGAGCAGCCAGCGAGGTAAGAGCACGGCTCAAGTCCTGTCCCTTCTTTTAACCGCGCAGTGTTAATCAGCTTTTGTAGCGTGGACTCCGTGTTTCCGCGCCGATAGAGTTAACACGCTGAGCTTGGGATTAAAATATTAATGTTCAGTCTCTCTGGAACAGGCCTTGTGACGGACTCATGCATGCAACAATGCAGTAACCGTAAGCCCTCAATATATGCTGAGATGTGAAAGAAACAGTTTTCTTCCATTTGTCGCTGATAATTCTCAGAGGGAATCTGCGACATTCTTATGTGGCGTCCAGTTTACGTTTGCTTTTGTTTCTGTGAAATTTTGAAAAAGCAGTAGACCTAAAAGAATGAAGACAGAAAGTTAATGGCTTATggcgatttaacgtcccaaagcgactcaagctttagagaacgtcgtagtgaagggctccggaaatttcgaccacctggggttcttcaacgtacactgacatcgcacaacagtACACAGGCATCTAGGATTTCGGCTCCAacaaaattcgaccactgcggccgggatcaaacccgcgactttggggtcagcagccgagcgccataaccactgagccatcgcagcggcgAAGAAAGTGTCGTGGTCATGAAGTTTTTATTTGGCTTCTGTCtccatgtgttttttttgtgctacTTCTAACAATTTTAGTCAGCGAAATTCTGAAGATAAAAATCTTGACACATTTTTTACTTTTGTTGTTTGTGCTCACCATTGGTAGCAGCAGGGTACTCGGGCTCTTGAGTGCGTTGGCCGGCAAAGTGGTGCACGGTAACCGATTTGGTGACGTCAGAACACTGGTGATTATTACCACAATGTCGACGTCACTCCTGACAACAAAGGAAACGAAAAATTAGTAAGCGCGGAGCTTTGAAACTGAACGCTACATAGCAGAGTTGACAGCTCAGAGAACATCCAATCACATTCAATGTTGAGTGAAACATTAAACAAGCAACTTATTTTCACATCAGATAGCAAAGAGTGATGCTTTTCGATTATTCGTTCTAAATTTCTCAAGAAGAAACATATGTTTTGAACCGCTGGCATGGGAAATGTTTGTCGAAAGTGAATTCCAGCTATTCTAGACAATCTTTTTATGAAATTTTGCAGCCCATGTGAAGATCAGGCCGTGTCATCACTCCGGGTGTAGATGAGCTCTTCTCAGGTTCGAAATGAGCTCCCTTTCAAACGTGGACAGGACTAAGTGGATTGAACGCAGAAACACTCTGGACGAAGCGCTTCGCACAGTATATTGGTGTTCGCCTCAAGCATAGCCATATCCCTGTTTGCAAGCTAGCTCTGTTCGAATTCAACTTGAAAAACAGAAATACCAACTATCTTCATTCCCTTCTGTTTCAATGTTAACATGTGTTGAACCTCACTATGTCCTATGATGGTCGCTGCAGTGATACTTATTGAATATTTTATCCCTGAGGACGAGTGAATACCATGCTTAGTAATAAGCAGCTGTATCTGTAAGATTTAATTTTTCAGAAATACGAGGGGAACAGGCTGGATAAAAAAGATtgcttcttcctctctctctttcttcgtgaAAAAAGCGGTACCTAGTCTTTCTGGTTTCGGGCTCAAAGCATACTGATTATTAATATGGAATTCGCAGAGATATTGAAGCAAAGATATGTTTTCTTTTGATGTCTTTTTTTCATATGGAAAGCTGCATGCTTGTGTGCTAATCTACCTGTACCTAGGTGTTCGCGTCGAATTTATGATGCAGCCGTTACGATGACAGTAATGATCAATGCAACAGCAGCACGAGTTTCAGAGTGAAGCAAAACAGTGGTGTGACCACTCCGGGAACACATCAATAGCTTCTTACTCCAGATAACAAAACACTGCACTCATGGACGTTTTCCCGGGTTATAAACAATGAAACCGCAATATTAGCCTGCTCATCCTAGAGAAAATTGGTTATGGGCGACTTGCATACATATTTGACCCTGACTGGTAAGTTTGGGCACGATTGAGTGATCTTTTAGTGAGGAGAGACGAAATGACGGAGAAGGAGATAAAATGAAGGACATGAATGATTTCGCTGTGCTCGAGGTTACATGGCCACTCCGAAGTACACTGATGCAGCGTTGCAATCTATTATTCTCTATAGGCTCAGGTTAAATCCTCTTCTAGAGATAACACTGAGTGGAAACCCCGCTGAGCGATAAGTTTCTAAACCTACTTCGTTTTCATTTGTGTTCATGTGGAAGTGACTTCCTCAAGTTTTAAAGCGCAAAATAAACGTGTATGTTCTCTTGTTCATTATATAAGAAAGGCTAGCTTGGAGGTAAAGAAAAGGTTATGCTTCGAAGGGTAAGGGTCCCTTGACACTCGTGGTCTATTAGGCTATCACTTGTTTGCAAGCACAACACGTAACAGCATAAAAGTGGACGGGAAAGTTAAAATGCACATGTGCGGAACATGCTGCGGAAGTCGTGCAAATACTGATGCTAACAAGTAGTCAGGTGAAAAACGAACGTAAACTCAGGTTGTACTCAATgctatattattatttttttctgtcatgaaCTGCGGAATAAGCAAACAAGAAGTTTTCTCTCCTTGTTACACTCTTCCATTTgccctcacaaagtgttctacccACACGAATAGCAACATACCTTATGAAATTTCCAGTGCAATTCTCGTGCTTAACCTTGTGCTAGTAATATTCAATCAGCGGTACTTACGTGGCGGTGTTCTCGGCGAGGTACGAGAGCGACGACACCGAGTCTGATTGGTTGTAATCGAAGTAGCCAAGACCGATAATAACTTTGTTCTTTTTTCGATCGCTTCCCAGCAACGACCGAAACTCCTGAAAAGCGAAGCGAATTTTTAGCCCCGTCTTTTTATTTGCTTCTTACGAACATCAGACCATTATGGCCATTCAAGAGGCCGAAGAAAGGAAACATACAATCATGACCAAGTTAGAGACAACAATTAAGGGGAAAGGTGAACAGTTCTGGTGACTGGGAAGCTGTTTTTAACTTACGCTTCAAATCGGATATTTTTCAAGGTGGTGGAAGAGATTAATTGTATGAGTTAGAGCTTAATACGGGCTCCATGAGGTAGGCCTGTAATGTTTCGTGTGGTTTTTTATTAAATCCAAGCTTTTTGTTAATAAAGAGGAAAATTGACTCTAATATACATTGCATTTGCCATAATTCAAGAGTAGGAACGGCGTCTGTCACCATAATGTTTGAAGGAGCGTCCAACCTCTAAAATTTATAGAAAAATCTAACAGTCTTCGTACTGATCTCTTAAAGCCCATAATATTTGAATTAGTGTGCGAGTTACGAGCCTGGGTTGTAAAGTCTTTATTAAATGAGAGCATCCATGCCAACTGAACTACATTTCGAAACATTCGCTGGAATGTTTGGCATAGCATCTCGGCTAGAGCGTAGGCATTTCCACTAGCGAATAGCCAGAGTGCAAAAGGTGCTAGCATGTAAGGTTTAAGCTCCATTGGGTAATAATATCTTTGACAAGTGAACGTACGCGCCAATATCCGGGTGAAAAGCAACAGTGTGCCAAACACAACTGGCCTTAAGAATAAATCCGCGAAACAGATATCCCAATCCACGTcactcaagaaaaaaatacacttgCTTACCTTAAGTGTGGCACCCGCGTCCAGCGAGAAATTTCTGGCAATATCTCTCTGCTGGTAGATGTTCATGATGGCGTAGTGGTTGATTCGCGCAGTGCGCATAACGTCTGTCAGCTGGTCCCGAATATCCGTATTGGCGAACATCCTTGGGTGTAGATAGCTGAACAAGAATCACGAAACTTCCGTTTAAAAATTTTATCCTCTCCTTTCCTCTTGAACGCCATGTTGGCGCGTCATGCACACGTCACGCAACCTACTTGTCGTACAGCTCGTATCAATAAATAGGCACAGGGCGCCACATGATGTTAAGTTTTGTTCATGATAGAAATCAATTCTCTGAAATTTTCTGCCAAAATTTATATTTTTCCGGTAGCAAAAAGCGTGTTTACTGCTGACAATGTTTATTTTAATGATTCCATTCAGACTCCGTGCTCTGCGTTTTCATGTTAATGTCAGCATTTTCTAGGCTCCAGGATCCGTACCCCAAAACGTTTGCCGACACAGCGCAGATTTCATGCAAACTTGAACATTGAGGCGTGAGCTGTGTTTCATGCTTTGCCCTTTAGGGATTATAAAAGGTGAGTTTTACGTTGACGTAGCGTCTTTGTTTTTAGAACGCGGTAACCCATTAAGACAGGGCAGCTACACTTTGTCCTCAGTGCACGCTTAGAGgccaggtgcaaaaaaaaaaaacggcaataaaATCTTTTCTAGTTCTGTGTCAAAAGAGTGAGCACAGAAAAGCACATATGGCATACGCAATAAAAGTGAGTGCGTCAGGAATGTCTCCAAAGAATCGCACTTTTTAAAACCAAAAGACGTAAAAATTCGGCCATTACCAACACTCCAAATTATTCTGGCCAGCAGTTGAGGCCTTTCGGCGGCTGGTTGCACCCGTTACGAGCCGCAGCGACTGAGAAAAGAAGTATAGTCATTGATGCGAACGCCAATAGAAGGTGTTTACAGCAGTTGGAACAAACGCTCGCAGACGACTTTCAGCTTCGCGTCGCCGACGAGCGAAGGTGCTGCTAGTACAACTTTTGCGGGAACTCTTTTCATTGGAGCCAAAGAAACGACGTGGACTTTGGGTAGATTGTGACAAAACCAGGCAAGGAGGCTACCAGAACACCACGTAAAACACAGCAGATCTTCATATAGGATACTACAACGTTTGCGCTTTGCTCACTTCGGAAAGTCGGTGAGCACGTTTGTGTGCGCCTTGCTGGTTCGTGCGCCCAACGGCTACACCACGTTGCTCCGTGGTAATCGCGCCTGAAATTTCAAAAAAGTGTTCGACTTCCAAGCTTGAGGCTCTGGAGCCACATTTTAGCCTCCAGCCTGTCGCTAAACCTTGCCTGTCATCTAGTTACTCCTAATAAATCCGGCTTCCGGAGACCACTTGGTCTCCGTAGCTACGTAGATATTTCGTAATTTGCCTAACTGCGTGTCACACCACCAGGTGCACGCGTAGTCTGCTACAGAGCACTTTAAACGCGTGTCTAGCTTTATAATGAGCGTGAAAATTTGTCGCAAGCAGTTTCATGGTGCACACAGCACACTCATGTGCTTTGTACGAAAACTAATATTTCTTTGCAGTTGGCTCTTAAGCTCATCTGGTGTTCGTTATGGTCAAGTCATGACAATTTCCTTGCACTGAAGGTGTGTATTGATACGTTTGTTGTTGGCGCGAATCCTAGGATTCTAGTTTGTTTTATAGTATATCAGGAAGATTTTTTACGGCCTTATGTTTCAAGATTTAACCTTCAAGGTGAGAAATAGCTTGAGCAGTAAAAGCGATAAAACGGATCTTGAAGTACACTCTTACGCCGATCCATGTTTGAACGATtgttttgggctagttggtatagatTCATTGCTGCGAGGCAGCGCACAGAGACGACTGACAAGAAAAGGCACACAGCAaggcgctaactatcaactgaaTTAGTCGGAAAAAACATGTCGAGAGCTCGCAGAAGCGTATCACATATGAACAGGCGATGACTCATGGGTTAGCAGTACCACCTTTGCTCTGCATGATAAAGAAATCACGCTTATTGACAGGTTTGCTGATTGGCCATTTCCACGTCGTGATGTGTAACCGCTTGACTTCCAGAACAGTGGTATTTAAGAGATGTTTTtccgaataaaattcagttgatagttagcgcccTGCTGTGTGTCTTTTCTTGCCCGCCGTCTCTGCGCGCTGCCTGGTAGCAATGTACGCCGATCAActtaaattttatttttgtcgATTATTATTCGTTAATTGTGACATTATTCAGTTTTAACGATTGGCAGAAAGTCCTGGGAGAAATTTATATGATGAAACACTCGTGATGTAATGCTGCGCTGCTAAATCCTCAGGATAATAAAAGCTAAAATGTGTTATACGACTTCAAAGTTCTACATGCAATAAAAAGGAATCATGGTGTTGTAGTTGTTGTACGTAGGATCTGAAAAGCTGCAAATACGAACTGGCTGTTGCTGTTgtcatagcggagggctccgcaataattagGACCACAAGAGAGTTCGTTAACACGCACTGACGTCGCAAAGCACGCGGGATTAAGGCGCTTCATGTGTAAATAGAAGGCACAAAAGAAGGCAGTGTTCTGAAAGCGGATTGTTCAAGCAGACCCAGACAGTTATAGTACTACGTAAAGTGCCGATTCTTCTCACAGCAATTTACTATTCTTGTTTTAATGTCACTGCGCCGCAGTGAGTTTCCGTGTAGTTGTTTTGACGCACCCTTTTGTTATTGTCCTGTTTTAGAACAAACACGCCATAATTCATCATCTGTGGCATGCGCAACTCATTGGAATCAGTTTCTCTAGACGTTGTAGCATTCATTTAAGGGGTGTACTTTTGTATTTGCGAttcaacccttacaaaaatatttttaggtagtccatagactgtccatagacttctgtctatagcgTTTATATATTCTCTATTGGCAAACCGTAGATGAGTGTATAGGCTATACAAattatatagacagtctatagacaatctatacaaCACTTTTGGTAGAcctttctctatagacagtccatagactatgaataggcaaaaaTAAATAACCATAGGAAGGCATTAGAGGCTATAAgggctctatagactgtctatagatcatatTTGCAAGGGAAGTACTAACCGGACGTCGAAGGACAGACCGCACGTGCTCTCGGTGTACAGCTTGCAGGCGTTCCTGAAAGCCGCGTAGCTGATCTCGGTGTCCACTGCGAGCAGCATCTTGGACTCGACCCGCACGTGCGTGTAGATCAGGATGTCGCAGGCGCCGTCCGGAGGATATTGCGATGGCAGCGCCGCAGTGAGGCCCACCGAGCACAGCAGTGGCGGTGCCTGAGTGGCGGGAGTCGTCGTCGCAATCGTCGTCGCAATCGTCGTTGTTGTAGTCATTGTCGTCGTGGTCGTCTCAGGTTCCGTCGTCACGGTGGCTGCACATGTGGTTGCGGTGGAAGGCGTTGTGAACAAAGACTGAGTACAGTCTTGTCCAGACCAAATCTTACCAGCTGTTCTGTGGTGTATAGGCACCCTGAACCGATAGCGCGGGAGATAATAGAGGCTGCTGAGATAACCATGCTGCAAGATGagaaaaacgctaaaggcgcccgtgtgctgtgcgatgtcagtgcacgttaaagatccccatgtaatcgaaattattccggagccctccactacggcacctctctcttcctttctttcttctttcattccctcctttatcccttctcttagggcgtggttcaggtgtccaccgatatatgagacagatactgcgccatttcatttccccccaagaccaattattattaggatTCCTGTACTACTGCGACCTCGAATCCCTGACAGAAGCTGAAGCCCAATTTTTGAAGAGTTAAGGCCCGTATGTCTCATATCTTTTGGTTTTTTTGGTTTATGCGTATAAGTGACTGTTCCTGtcaataaacgtcagttggaagtaagcgctcgtgtgtcGGCTCTCGTCTTTGTGCTTGTCTCTTTTAAGTTGCGCTCTATATATTTTTTAATCATGAATTAGcaactagcccgcacccttaACCTAGTAAATTAGCCGGCAGTTCTTATGCAAACGCAACTGTGATGAAACGTCGTTCACCAAAAAAGCGGCACTAAAGAAATGATTTTTATTTGTACGAAAAAATCAAACGCTTGGCTTTCTACGAATTTTCTTTGGAAACGAAAGAAGAATTCAGTGCTGAGGAACTTTCTATTGAGAAtagacgatttttttttctactctacAGGATTCAAAGTCTTGAcgtgcatatgaaaaaaaaagagaagactcCTTGGTCAACGACTGGAAATGGATGTCAGCGTGGTCTAGTCTCACAGATCCGCCATTAAAATGTCACTGACGCCAGCTTGTTAACGTTTACGCAGTGATATTTCTAATTTTATTTTTTCGTGTTTCGAGGTGATGCAAGGTTTCTCTTAGACAAGATTAACAGGTTTGTTATTAGAATATCGTAGGGGAAGGCCTTGAGGTATGAGACAGCAGGTGGAATGGGAAAGTCATTTATTCGTGCATTATCAGCCAGCGCAAGTAGTTTACAAATAGCTCAATAAATGGAACTAGCATAGTGACAGGTCTGCTGGAAATAGCGGTTGTAACTGGTGCGCTTAAGATCAAATATCAATTATTTATTCCTTTAGAGCCTAATGCATATCCAACCCGCAAAAGTAAGCAGCACTCTAGTGCCTGAAAAAGCCTGCATTGTTGTGCTTCAGGCCAAAGATATTTAGGGCTCAGCTGTGAACGTGTTGGCGGGTAATGCCATCGTTTTCTGTAGTACGCAGATGGAAGAAGTGGGTCGGTAAACCGAAGCCAGGAATGGAACGTTGTCAGCGCCTAACTTTCATTACCTAAGACTGTACTGTTGACATGCGAGTTTTTGTGCTGAAGTCGGTTGTCTTGGAGAAAGACAGTTTTAGAAATGAATGAATCATGGAACCACAAGGAACAACCAGCTCGACAATGCAAGCAAGTTCAAACCCCTTAGACTCATTTTATTTTCTTAATGCGGTATAAAATCAGCGTATTTTTTTGGTTAAGCGCAAGCCAGTCATAACTTCTCCAGATTGTAGGAGTGTGCGATAAGGTCACTTCTTACTAAAGAAAATACTGTTAGTGCAATTTCGTTTTGATTAGGACAGCCTAAATATTTTAACATAGTAGCCTTCTTGGAGAGTTGGTGTGTTGATGAGGGGAAAAGGAATATAAAGGAGACACCACTAATGCATCAATTATGTCTCCTGTATTACGAAGTTTTCTTCGTGAACTTTGCAAATTACACTTCAGTTTCTTGATAAGTGTGGCTCACAGTGCATCGACACGGGCAATATTTGCGGACAGCTCATTGCTCTTTGAGAAAGAAGCTGGGGAGGAAATTAACATAAATCACTTACATGCGGAAGAGAATAACCACAAAAACGTTAAAGCCTCGAAGAGGCTGATACTGATTAATGTGCCAGGTTTCGTGCAAGTTAGGAACTCTAGCAAAAGGTCATGTAGCTTCGTGGCCGCAGTTTAAAGTGAGGAAGAGGGTGAACAGATTAGcagctttcagaaaaaaaaaacacgctcttTCGGTAACAGAAAAGCGTCAGTACCATAAAAAACGAAAACGCAGTGTTTTAAATGCTGCAATCATAACAAGTGTGGCGAAATATAGGGACTGCCCTTTTATTTCACATTAGGTTTGTTTTACATTAACCATATACCACATGTGGAGGAATAAAGGGACTTCGTTTCACATTAACCATTGACATTTGGTGGACAAATGCGGATTGGGAGCATTTTACTGACTTTTATCCGGTGTCCCACTGCCAGCTCTGGCGAGTGTGAAATTCGACTAACGTTGGTGCGGGAAACAACTTTCTTAGCTTCTTGGGCCGTTAGGCGACATAATTTGGGACATATTTTGGATGTTGCATCTGCTCATATTTATAGCGGTGTAAATTGCTCGGATATGTTagcgaataaaaaaatatttgctaaaaACTGTCCCAGTCCTTCAGCTGCCTTCAAATTCGCATGTCCGAACTTCAATTAACCAAAGTGCTGTCTGCACCTTGTGTTGATTACAGATTCAAATATCAGCATGCTCATTCACTTCTGAACAGAGGAGGGAAACATTCAATACCAACACAATATTAAGACTGGATATTCGCGAAATGCTTGCGGTGTGTGGTAGCGCCTCTGCGGTACTCTTTTTCTGCGTTTATTTGCATTGGTAGCTATATATTAAACTTCACAGATGTAAGCTGCTTCAGTGGTTATCCAAGATGCTAGTGAAAACATTTGCTAAATCTAAGCCTAAAATTCATAATTCTGATCAAAAGAAGCAGTCGCataactatttatttatttacttaaatAAAAAAGGTCTTTTATAGTGACGTACTGTTCGGAAaagaaatttttcagctaaatTCTGTAATGTGTTACCGTACTTTATGCCAAGTAACGCTTCAGTTGCCTCGaaagttttttttaatgcttaACCTGAAGGACTTaatctcgaaaaaaaaacacgtgttgAAATACATGTGGTCGGTGCATATTTTTCGATATTGTATGTCATATAATTCTCTTACAAGTGGAAAATCTTTAATAGTACTTAAACTTGGGCAAGCAGTATTTTTTTCTCCTAACGACTTACTCGTTTGATACGGCGTCGTCTGGGTTTCCGGTGAAGTCCGGGGAGGTGTGATGGATGGTGTAGTTGTTCGGTCTCGCGGCACCTTCGGGAGAGGCTACAAACAACGCCAGTGaagtgcacacaaaaaaaaggaaaattatagTGCAAGTTACTTTGCAGTGTAAGATAAGTTAAaacgacggctgcgtttttgggCTGTCCCAGAGGGTACTGCGTTTCAAGCATTCTTATTTTCCGGAACAAACACACTAAACGGGAAATTAATTATGCGAATTAGAGAGAACCAGCTGGTCTGCACTATGATGGAAAGCCCTGCACTAAATTTATCCGCTGCAGAATTTATTGGAATGCTCTGTTGCGCAGCCCGTAAATTTCACAAGGGGGGAATATAATGTCCGACTTTTCGACCCGGGCACCATTTGACCCAGTGTTGCAATAGTGCCGGCGCATTCTTTCGCCTTCCTCTCTTCCTATTGGGTTACCGTCCTATGTTCTGCGGTATGAATTCCAGCCTCCGGTCTTCCAAGTCTGTCGATGAGGCA
This region of Amblyomma americanum isolate KBUSLIRL-KWMA chromosome 5, ASM5285725v1, whole genome shotgun sequence genomic DNA includes:
- the LOC144134432 gene encoding uncharacterized protein LOC144134432 → MTTTTTIATTIATTTPATQAPPLLCSVGLTAALPSQYPPDGACDILIYTHVRVESKMLLAVDTEISYAAFRNACKLYTESTCGLSFDVRYLHPRMFANTDIRDQLTDVMRTARINHYAIMNIYQQRDIARNFSLDAGATLKEFRSLLGSDRKKNKVIIGLGYFDYNQSDSVSSLSYLAENTATSDVDIVVIITSVLTSPNRLPCTTLPANALKSPSTLLLPMEKAVPMALSNFGIPSLTVAFSFQMGVLLYRTQQRHAHPFDALYKECTSMSISDYSTACGVTPQELHSERITIGFSSNRSFADTGKVVLQTFDTLRFMMDKANVIMGTPGIRANFTWFLFNVHLTDLTGRCLTRGPFDRVKGFRDFYRLQWQRLNQ